Below is a window of Ciona intestinalis chromosome 5, KH, whole genome shotgun sequence DNA.
NNNNNNNNNNNNNNNNNNNNNNNNNNNNNNNNNNNNNNNNNNNNNNNNNNNNNNNNNNNNNNNNNNNNNNNNNNNNNNNNNNNNNNNNNNNNNNNNNNNNNNNNNNNNNNNNNNNNNNNNNNNNNNNNNNNNNNNNNNNNNNNNNNNNNNNNNNNNNNNNNNNNNNNNNNNNNNNNNNNNNNNNNNNNNNNNNNNNNNNNNNNNNNNNNNNNNNNNNNNNNNNNNNNNNNNNNNNNNNNNNNNNNNNNNNNNNNNNNNNNNNNNNNNNNNNNNNNNNNNNNNNNNNNNNNNNNNNNNNNNNNNNNNNNNNNNNNNNNNNNNNNNNNNNNNNNNNNNNNNNNNNNNNNNNNNNNNNNNNNNNNNNNNNNNNNNNNNNNNNNNNNNNNNNNNNNNNNNNNNNNNNNNNNNNNNNNNNNNNNNNNNNNNNNNNNNNNNNNNNNNNNNNNNNNNNNNNNNNNNNNNNNNNNNNNNNNNNNNNNNNNNNNNNNNNNNNNNNNNNNNNNNNNNNNNNNNNNNNNNNNNNNNNNNNNNNNNNNNNNNNNNNNNNNNNNNNNNNNNNNNNNNNNNNNNNNNNNNNNNNNNNNNNNNNNNNNNNNNNNNGCcaggttttacattttaatttatgtaagCTTTATGTACCCCTATATATGCTTTCTTCTCTTTAACCTATATAAACCTTTGTAGACTCAGTATCCACGATGGAATCAGACGAACTCCTTCGACCAGTTGCCCCAATACTGGATTGGAAGACAGTTCACCACAAGTTTCCATGGGCAGTAATGCTTCTTATAACTGGAGGCTTTGCTATGGCGAAAGGGGCAACGGTGATAACATGATTACTTAACTTATATTGACGTTTAAAGTAAACtgtatagttttaaacttaagtgCGTGGCATTGAAGATTAAATGACAGGCGATGACCAAATATTGTCTCTTGAACGCAAATATTGAAAGCAACTATATGTGGCATAATGTTTGTTCGACAAGTATTGTTCAGAATATGTCTATGGCATCCACGCCCAATATACACACGCACACATCGTAACGTCTTTTTGCAAATGCGGTGTCAAATAAGTCGTGTAGAAATCAATGAAGAGGAGagacaaatatttattctgttttttttagaagaaATGCTTAAAATGCACAGGGTATAAATCTGTAACCTAAGTTGTCCCACCACTCGCGAATGTATAAGTAATTATAACgggtcggggtaagatggtacatagCTTTATTCCCTTTTACTATttcgtttggtagtaaacaaaatatttacctaaTTATATACCAAAATTCTTCTAAAACCCTCTAAAGATGCATTGTTTAGGAAGAAAGGGATATTATGTCCTAATGGTATCGgtcttacctcacagtactatataaagatacaaccattaaatatttacagtaatttattaaatacagGAATCTGGTTTCTCCGAATGGTTGGGAGATCAACTGATATTTCTTGGTGGAATCGAAACTTGGGCGATCTGTCTCATTGTTACAATTGTCGTATGCTTGTTCACCGAATGCTCAAGCAATGTGGCGACCGCTTCAATATTCGTACCAATACTGGCACAATTGGTAAGTTCATATACCCACTAAGTGTCAGAACTTATACTGTTATAAGATTACCCGCCACTCGAAGAAATATTCGGCAGTTATTCAATCGTAGTTTGATCTCACTTTCAGAATATTTGCCCCATGTTTTTATCCAATCTGCCTTATAGGATATTTTGCAATGCCGCGGTTACAGCGTAAACAGGAAATAATAGGATCCAggtataccatcttaccctacagtactatatacattacatacgTTATAGTCTATAGCCCTATACTATTCTCATATGCTAACTATACCATGCTCATACTCCGCAATTTATCCTTCAGGCTCAATCACTTGAAGTCCATCCCTTGTATCTCATGTTACCTCCAGTATTGGCCGCCTCCCTAGCTTTCATGCTACCAGTTGCAACTCCACCAAACGCACTGGCGTTTTCATATGGTCACCTTAAAGTCATGGACttggtaaaacaataaacttacatAGATAGCTGACTAAGCCTAATACATGTTGCTGCCAGGCACATTGTAAGTTCTAAAAGGATATTTTGGCAAATTAATTTAGGGCCTACCtacattataaatttaaaagagcTTTCCTGGAAAAGTCTTTTGTAATCTCACAGAAGCCATTAAAGCGTTATTAAAGCGTATCTTCGATATAAAACCTGTCTATATACGATTTTAGGAATATCTTACCAACTAATGTCTTTGCTATTattaaataacttattttaaagccaaacagttatttataaatctaCCCACAGTAAACCCACAattagttatagtagggtggggaagatgagacaccttatcttcacaactcccNNNNNNNNNNNNNNNNNNNNNNNNNNNNNNNNNNNNNNNNNNNNNNNNNNTTGTAATTCCATACGGGCAATTTCACtaacgttgcgattcgttacttgcgaaaagagcaaattcacaacgaacgaaaaataattaaaaaggaaGCTACGCTGACTGTTCTCGTTATCTtctcttagtagcttcactttttttcattttcagtatttttcgctctcgcgtgcaacattatagcaatagcatatgAGGCttcggcgctcggcccagatttcagctgagcgccgagcgtcaaaaaaggagacgctcgggcatgagcttttgagttcgggctcggctcggcacatccctaatgAATACTGTTTCTCCAgactaaaaagttttttttttatttattacttagGGCGAAAATCgcaagtttttgttttctgttttttattttcccacttgactatatagtagggtgggggaagatgggacacctttagcacagactatccaaatatcctgatcgtattttaaacaactaacaacggtctatgggagagACCTGGGAGTCAAGAGAATTTGATTAGACACTTGTCCGAAAGAACAAGTAGAGAAATAACGTTCATATCAAATGTTAAGTACAAGGTGTATTGACAAATTCGTATGTTCGATGTATCGACAAATTcatatatctttatatttttttcacacaaCACTTCATTATTTTACATGTTAAAAAGCACTAGCTGTTAAACCATAGTATTACACTCTCCCTTCCCTCTTCTTTCCATGAGTAAACCTATGTTATTTAGTTACAAAGATTTAGCTTGGCTGCCGAACAGATTTGAGAAGACTAGTTCTTTGTTGCCGCATTTGAAGACATTGTTCATTTCAATGCGACAAGTAAAAAATTTTGTTGGAAAAAGTAAACTAATGCATTAGGTTGTCCTTCGGACAAGCacataaaacaagtaactATACAGCCCTGAGTTCTTATACAATTTATGATAaccgaaaatataacttaaatcTTGCCCCCTCCCCCCCCAGTTTTCACTAGAATTCGCAATGTTATGATTTCCAGGATCGCAACCACTGTAAAAATGATTCAAAAGTTGCGACCTGCATTAAACTAAAGAAACTTACCAAAGAAAATTCCTTAATCCAAACATCTTGAATTCCAAGAGGCTGAAATGGAAGAAACAAAAGTTGTATAAATTCTGCATGTTAATATACACgcaacattttttcatatttctgCAATAACAAAAATTCTTCGAGTTACATATTAGGCTTGTGGACAACGAGGTTGGTCATTTGGGTTATTAGTGAGTAATTAGTTAACCTTTTGGTATATGGGTTAAAtgggcataccaacaaaaaatgaaaatttgtatatggatagagatgtccaaatgtgacctaaaggtaccatcaaagtttcctCAAATaatacagcttttaaaaaaaatcgcatGAAAAAACCctctggagtaaaaaaaaatttgtctgtttcgacaatgcatgggatttcccataagaaaaaaagacACTGAACTTTGACcatttctagtttctaaactactgAAGAAAAACccaattttattttggatttggtgtaataaatgcttcttctttgtaaatatatataaaaaaataaaaatttaacattttttatgttttaatttttcgattgaacctagctacataccagattatgctgactcagcatttTTTCAAATCTAATGTTTAACACGAAcaactgatttttttataaagaaaatggtACAACAGATACCAGTGGgacattataatattttaatataaaaaaagtgttaaaaatttacTAATAGATAAAaaagtgctgagtcagcagattatgtagctatgttcaatcgcaaattaaaacacaataaagtctatgtttcacaatattttttccatattCTTAAAGAAGAAGCATTGTGTACCAAatgagaaataaaatttgaattttcttcggTATTtaagaaactagaaacgatcaaagttgagtgaaattatttcttatggaaaatcccatgcattgcgccacggccaattttttttttaatccagcggttgaatttgcggttttaaaactcatttcttttaaaagctgttttgtactttgaaactttgatggtagctttagatcacatttgagcatatctatcaatacacaaattttgatttttcgttggtatgcccctttaataGTTATGATTCGTTGCTAAATAACCTAGTGACAGGATTCTTCACCACTACCCAAAATTTCAAGTTTGTCATCATTATACAGGCTGTAGGCTAGGGCAGAGTCATGGAAACACCAAGTACTCCAACTGTCGCCTTTGTGTATCTAGGAGAGAGCAAAAGCAGTGACTTTTGCAatctgtttaaacaaactttttggttttgtttcctttgtgtttatatttaacatttgtttatactatatatatatatatatttaaatactaccCCTATTAATGACTAGGTGTCACTTATCAACCAATTACAATTCtatgtttttactatttttgatgtagaaaacaaataacacttgttttttacattttacaacttttaaacttgtttttaggtccaagtttttttgtaatttactgataacatgcattttccctataccgtGGTATATTGGACATAAATTGGCGTTCAGTTTGccttttacgtaacaatgggttggtcCACTCGGTTTTTCTATGGCACTGGGGTAGGGTGCTTAAAAATGAACTTACATTTTCAAATAATGTACCAACATTTGCAGTTACGATCAAATAATTTATCGTCGACGAAGGAATTCCTGCACTAGACGTCATATTAAGGTCGTGTCAAACGCAATTtggtacaaaaaataaacataatacaatacaatcacaatgtttacaaaatctCACAGCAGCTCTGCGGAAACGGATGCCACTATGGAGAACTGAGAAGGCTGTGCAAAATTTCCGCTAGGTTGCGGTAATtagataaagtttaaattaaaaaaacagctaaGCTCTAATGAGTGAGCACGTATTAAACTAGttagcataatattaataaacccTATTACCACAACGGTCCACTAAGCTCGTTCAAAAACAAACTAGAAGTAATCAACAAAGCGCGTTTCAGTCGGTATTTGTCGTAACACAGCATAGCTTATACCAAGTCAAATAGTATAACTTTGgctttatttaacataaaagaCGATGTAACCTAAAACAAAGTGAGAGACGTAAATTCAGGCATAATACAAACACAGTATACTGGTTAAACTAATAGTGACTCTGTAGAACAAGAGAGAAAGAGGTATATAACAGTAAACCGGCTTCGGTTTATAgtattgtttttgtaacaaataatattgtttccaAACAAAATTCATGTTATCagaaagaaaaatattgtttcagaACATTTTTTTCGGTATCGTaacaagaaatattgttttaaaacaagggtattatttttgtaacaaaaagtatttttttcgatacaaaatttagtaattccaaaacaaaacttattattcaaatttttaagtaaataaagttttaaacattataaattgCGTTAAAAAAAGGTGTTTTCTGGAAAAATTATGgggattttaatttttgttatcgtaacaaaaaatagtgtcttcgaaacaaaaaaaaatgtaacaaaactactgttttttcaaacaaagttGGATGATCctaaaaaattgaattttttattaaataaagcgaattgttcaaatttttactaaatacagctaatttttaacattaaaaattgtgTTCGAAAATTAGATCTTTTTGAAGAAAACTATGGGGATTTTAATAACGTGTTGTATTCAAGAAAACACATGATATACTAGAAACAAAGTATTTTGATTTCggaacaaaatatattgtcttcaaaaataaaaataatgttttcagTACAAAATTTTAGCTTtcgaaacaaaaaatattgttttaaaacaaaagtattgtTTTGGTAACAAAAATATCGTGTTGGAACaaaattttatgattttaaaataatgttgcaTTCAAGGAAATACATGTTATACTTACATACATGCTTAAacaccaccatccgtaactatatatacCACCATCAGTTATTATATAGTGCACAataccaccatccgtaactatatgaTGCATATATACCatcatccgtaactatatataccaccatccgtaactatataatgcataaacaCCTCCATCCGTGACTATATATACCACCATCAGTAACTAAATAGTGCATATATACCACCATCTGTAGctatataatgcataaacaccaccattcgtaactatataatgcatatatacCACCATCTGTAACTGATATGGACGTTTATTGTATTTTGGTTGTTGTCCGTAACCATCTGCATATCCGCGCGTCAATAAATTAGACCCATTCATCCGCACATCTGTAAATCCGCGCGTCAGTAAATTAGACCCATTCATCCGCGCGTCAGTAAATTAGTGCGGTCCCTTTAGTTAGTGCATGTCCACTATGTTTACATgtccgctaagtccgctatgtccgctatgttcGCTATGTTCGCTATGTTCGCTATGTTCGCTATGTTCGCTATGTTCGCTATGTTCGCTATGCtcgctatgtccgctatgtccactatgtccgctGTGTCCACAAGATTCACTTTGTCCACTATGttcgctatgtccactatatagtgaatattgtggacatagcggatatgcatcatagaaataaaaaacaatagaacgcgcatctctaatgtcggtaaaggagagagcgcgatacactctctcttttCACGACTCGTACCCGTTTACTATCGTAGTCAATGGAAaccagggcgttttatgtaatttttcttcgttttttgacttaatttaagtttatagggaaaaataactattttctaatatatatatatttttaacaaaccgtttgtttaataaaatatataaaataattaatagttCCTAAACAAGCGCTAAAGTGTAAGCGTAAacctaccaaaaactaaactggcctaataaactggaaaagttagtgtagtttttaaaataaacagctaaaacctcctaaaatcTCTGTGCGcttatcttttacaatggagaccaagcaaaatggggacggagttggcggtcacgtaaatagaaaaaagaatgtatcacggttttggaaagttgcgcgttctactcttttttatttctgtgtgtgacatgcactaattaaactcagagccatagaaatactgtgtttatacgactctgattGAACTTAAAGGGCCCCTATTGAATATCTATGCCCTATGGGTTAaacccacagaaataaaaaagaatagaacgcgcatctccaatgtcggcaaaggagagagcacgatatATTCTCTCTCTtttgcgggtcgttcccgtttactattgtagtcaatggattcgagggcgttttatgtagtttttcttcactttttgacttgatttaaagttataatattacacatatatttctaacaaaccgttttaatatacaaatatttctaacaaaccgtttgcttaaaggtttttaattataattattaaataatttaatttcctaaaaagtggtaaactgtaagcgttaacctaccaaataactaaactggcctaataaacttgaatagtttgtgcagtttttaaaataaacagcttaaacctcctaaaactaccatgcgcctatcttttacaatggagaccaagcgaaacggggacggagttggcggtcacgtgaatagaaaaaggAATATATCACCAAAGAATACTCTACCGGTAGAGTATTCTTtgatatcacggttttggaaagttgcgcgttctacacttttttatttctgtggttaaacgcatagatatcatatatatatatatgatatctatggttaaACGTGTGTTTTCTATGGCTTTGGTTGCTACAGAAGCGATTTTCCTCGCGACCAAGATAGAAACTAACAACGTCAGGTCAGGAAATGGCGCTTgtcccacagagcgtgaatcgccaaTACAAATGCACGGTCGgcttgtgtttatttagtgTTTGTAAGCGATGCAGAGAAAACACGCAAAGCGatggttttaacatttaaaatataagtaataaaacaaaatgttttaaaattacgaatttaacaatttatgtgaagtaaattagaattttgactgtttttttaGCGCACAATGCGATTCAACAGgttactttacgttggcgattaatacTAACAACATAGTATGTGCTCATACCTACGAACCTACAGAACCATTATATACTAGGAGAGGATCAAATAAAAAAGCTGAGTATTGTTTTTCTCAATTTCACTAggatattataaaaatttgacAAAGATAGCGTAAGTTTCGTTGCCTGGTACATGTTAAATGTGTGacccaaaaagtaaaatcaccgCAATTTGCAGCAATACTGCAGCTAGATAGACCagtatatgttaatgttatgcatttttgtttgtattttaatattttaaacatgttcgtTTTTTGGTTGGTATACTTCATATTTACTGTCTTTTTATCTCTAATCGGCCGACTGTTCAATcaaagttgattatttatgTGAGGATTATTATTGTGGTAAGATATAACGTAAGTAGAAAGTCATTTTTGCTCGCAGAAGTGCTTAGTTCcttaaaatacacaatatttaGACGAAAAAAACAGCaccaatgataaaatgctatgccctGAGATTCATAAGGCGGGgaccatgacgtcatagacgtgGGGACAATGGAAAACAAGACTCCTTTTTACAATCTGTTTCTTAACTTGGTCTCTAATAACTGTGGATACTAAAACATGTACTCCAggcatattttttgtatatttaactcTTAGGCATAATACAACAGAATATCTGGAATATAATACCATACCTTAAATGAGTTTTAGGCATCTATTGTCAGTTTAGAGAAGTGGATGTCTGGTTTACCATGAAGgagtttgaaataaaatcttCTAAAAGAAAATCCAAAAGTTGTTTACCTCAATGGAAAATAATCAATCCATACATCAGTAGCACTTTCGTTGATCTAGAAGATGAATTCAACTTCCTACATTCTTCTctttttccaaaattaaacGAATGGTGCAGCAGGAGAGGATGCTCTTTTGCACCCGAGGATTCACGTAGAACATCTGTTCATTTCCGGACATCCTCAGATTATATTCTGAAGACGGCACTGGAAGATGTCGTCAGATCAAAGCCCTTCTTCATCTCCATCATTGGTAGCTGCTACGGGCAACACCGACAACCTGATGGTGAATTGTTATCGATGACAAGCAAACAGATTGCAAATCAAACCATGATGGACCGGAATATACAAACTGCATTACAACGTGGGCATACATGGCTAATGAATTCTTCATATCAATACTGCAGCATTATGGAGCTTGAGATAACATTAGCTGCATTTTTGGAAAGTATACCACATTGTTTCTTCTACATTAAAGATTGTTACAAAATCATGTTGAACAATGAAGAGGTCTCTGATGAAGCAATGCTGTTTGAACCTGAGAGCATTTATGCACAAGATCAATTGAACAACCTAAAAAGAAGAATTGTAAATAAAGGATTGCcagtcaaatattttaaaacaaaggaaGAATTATACGACCTAATTTACCATGATTGGACAGGAGTTATTTCACAACTTTGCCCAGTGATGCATCCGTCAGTAATGGGTAAGTNNNNNNNNNNNNNNNNNNNNNNNNNNNNNNNNNNNNNNNNNNNNNNNNNNNNNNNNNNNNNNNNNNNNNNNNNNNNNNNNNNNNNNNNNNNNNNNNNNNNNNNNNNNNNNNNNNNNNNNNNNNNNNNNNNNNNNNNNNNNNNNNNNNNNNNaaatgagttttaaaacagcataTTCGCctgctggagtaaaaaaataactgtgCAATGCAtaggatttcccataagataaaattcattcaactttgttcgtttttagtttctaaaatattaaagaaaattcaaattttatttatgatttGGTATAACGAATGCTTCTTCtcaaaagtatataaaaaattgtaaaacatagactttattgtgtttaaattttctattaaacatagctacataatatgctgactcagcacgATTTTTACTATTCGTTAATTTTTcgcacttttttatattaaaatgtttattatgtcTTACTAGTACTTACTTACCCTGTTTACATGAGCGGATTGGATTTGAATTCAATCCGACTCGAGATGACGTCTCACGCATTTCAAATCCGATCCGCTAAAACGTCATATTTACATGGCGTATTTCAATCGGATTGAAAGTTAAACGGGACAGAAGCATATGTAGTCACCAGTCTTAACTCCTAACAAACTTCATTACCGCAATATGTTATCAGTACagcttaaaatataacaaatagCAGCCTTTAAGTGCATTTGTGGATTATTTTAATCTACTAAACTGGTTTATCTAAAGTTCCAAAGTTCTGTTATTTATGTGCTGCAAACACTTCAGATGGGTTGTTGCTATTAATTCAGACAATGATAATCTTCTCATACATACTAAAACATATTGGGTTTCTGCGAGCTAAGTTCCACACAAGTCTGCTAAGTTTTGTTCTATGCTGTAACAACTAACAAGTATGACATACGTGAATGaatggttttatttgtttaatttaaagccAAGTATACAAAACCATGAATCAACATGTTAATCTGCACAAAAAGAAGTTTCAGACATAAAAGGATCGAGAATCGGTCGGCCTTAATCCGACTCGCCTTTTTCTCTTCGCCAAAAACAAAGTAGCGGAATGACGAGTCTGGTTCGAATCCGACTTAAACCGTCATGTAAACAGGGTAactgtaacattttattttcaataagTCTCTCGTGTTTAACATTAGGTTTGAAATtgtgctgagtcagcataatctaGTATGTACCTAGGTTCAAtcgaaaaacaaaaacacaataaagtatatattttacaatttttttattcttgaagaagaagcatttgTTATACCAAatcgaaaataaaatttgatttttctttagtattatagaaactagaaacgatcgAAGTTGAGTAAAGTTTTTTCCTATGGGAAATCttaatcccatgcattgttgAAACAGccgatttttttactttagggttttattttacacgaTTTTTTTAGACTCCGTATCATTTTTGGAAACTTTGATGATAcctttaggttacatttgagcatatctatccgtatacaaaatttcatttttcattgGTATGCAGCGGggtaatttataaacaagcatgaagtgtatgaaacagaacaccgatGTTATAATAAGTGTCGTTGTCCTGTGATACAACAAgatgtaattattatttaatcatatacagtattttaataacttacGCAGATGATGAATTAAGTGTCCAAATATGGTCAGatcaaatttttgtttctcgTCTTCAAGAAAAATACCATAAATACAAAGAAATCAGTGATATTGAAACAATGCTTAATTGTCATGCCACAACGACAAACTCAACTATCGCCAAACATCGTTTACTtgataaaggtattttttatactatgttatttttatttgaatattttagttGATTTACAATGTAAGTAGTAAAACATAATAGTATTATTTGTCTGTGATGGTATGTGACAGATGGTTTGTCAGTGTTATAaagtttgttatattttgttcaatTGTTGAATTGGTTAAAGATtgattgaaatttaaaatttaggtgacttcttttaaagttttgttagTGTTTATTGTGTTCTGTATTCAAGCATGGTGGTGTTGTATAAATGAGGTTACCATTGGAAAAAAAGGGTTCGAGCAATTACCACTAAGTGACTTGCCCAAAGATACACTTTGACATTGGTAGCAGATAGCAGCCTCTTACTTTAATTAGACAGCTAAAGTTTagtcacatttttttataaaaacacagcGTAACTGCCCtcattaatattattgtttcttatttgttaacatttttgtaCCAGGATGCTTATTGGACAGTACAAGGTATGTTTCATGAAGTGTAACTCATGTTCTAAGCAATCCAATACgtagtatataatataaaaacatgtaacaTTGATTTTCAGTTTTACCAATAGCATTTTACTCCAAGTTAGAAAACATAATAACATCATACATGAATGTagaattattaataatataatattgacACTGATAGGTAACAAGGCACAACAACAGCTTTGTTACGaaacaattattaacaaagttaaaatccactttatttaaacaaagtattaACCATCTAGCACACATATTGCATTTTAGTAGTATCATATCGTCGTGTACAAatgtacattcattcatgctaATAACAGTAACTGTCATATCAGGTATCAACAATATTGCTctaataaaaagtatatataatgtatatactataaaatacaatatttggCCACAGTGCTTCCTCTGTTATCTATTACTTGTTTATTCAAAATTCTATATGGTTAACAGTGATTAGATAGCATAATTATATTAACTAGTTCTTATCTCTCAGTGACCAATGAAGGACGTGATGTTGAATACAACATCCAACATCAAAGTGGTGACGGATTATTTTCATCCTCATCATCATTTGTTCAATCTTTGAGGTGCATTTTCACTTGTTGCaataaacatagttttaagttaaatCGCTGAGTTAGTGCCAAAAATTCTTCAGTTTGGCATAGCAATTGCAGGGTTTTGGCTGATAGCCACTATACTGTCTTGTGGTACTGatgacaattttgacaaatgttaatataattgGTGGTGCACAACCAACATAAATAGAAAGAATTTGTCTTCTAAACACACTTTATCAGTGGTTCATACCTTGCatacattattaaatataagccaagtgacaaataaaaa
It encodes the following:
- the LOC108949489 gene encoding solute carrier family 13 member 2-like, with translation MESDELLRPVAPILDWKTVHHKFPWAVMLLITGGFAMAKGATESGFSEWLGDQLIFLGGIETWAICLIVTIVVCLFTECSSNVATASIFVPILAQLAQSLEVHPLYLMLPPVLAASLAFMLPVATPPNALAFSYGHLKVMDLVKQ